AATCAAAGTCACAACGTATAGGAAGAATTGATGCATGGACATGGTCAAAATCTTATGCATgtgtacccttcttcacccacacggCACGTGCGTTTGGGGTGATATCCCTAGAGGATTGGGTACTAGATTTGTGATTCTCAAACCTTTGGCAAAAGCTTGCCAAACAAGAAGTGATGGTATCTATTATCTTCATCACATCACCAAACTCGGAATCAGCTTCTCGTCCTTTTGACTGCTTGGCGTTCCAATTCCCCTTTCCTTGTCCTCTTAGCCTTTGAGAATCTGCTTTCTTCAATGCATGAAGTTTATAGCAGTTAGGTCTTATGTGTCCTTGAAATCCACAATGGTGGCAAAAATATTGAACTTGAGGACCTCTTTGAGACTTTGGAAGAGACTTCCCTTTAGCCTTGGGTTTAGCAACAAATGGGTTTTGAGGCTTCGTCAAAAGCATTTGAACAGTTCCATTTTCTTCTCAGCCTTCACATTCTCAACAATCGTAGTTGCTACCATTGGTTCCTTAACCTTAACAAACTTCATCTCCTTGGACACAATGGCACCTGAACTACTTTCTCTGGTGTATCCTAAGCTGCTTTTATTAGAGAACGACTTTTGATGTGCAAGCACTTCATCAAGCTTCTTGGAGGCAACTCACTCCACTTTGGCATTAGCTTGAATCATTTCAAGCTCcagaaacttgatcttagagtaAGCTTCGGTTAGTTCTCCATTCAGCGCCTTAACTTCACACTTCATTTCTTTATACCTCATGAGTATGCTCTTGTGGTCTTGCTTagctctcttcattttcttgatGGCTACTTTAGCCACTTTAGCATACTCTCCGATCTTCTCAAGAAGGGAGTTATAGGATTCTTGCAATCCCTTGAATCTCTTGAATCCTTCTTCTTGAGGTCTTTCTTGTCCTTCTTGAACTTTGAGAATTTTCCCTTCTCAAAAGACTTTCCATCTCTCTTGAACTTTAAGAACTTACAAAAGTTCTTAGCAAGGTACGCCACATCCATTTCAACCTCATCCTTATTTGAGGAATCTTGAGCTTCCAATCTCTCATTGACTATCTTGAGAGCAAGAGATTTTCTCTTCCTTTGAGATGGTAGAGAtagctcataggtttgaagaGGACCGATGAGTTCTTGAAGTTTAATCTCATCAAGGTCTTTGCtctcttcaatggcagtgaccTTTGCACGGAAACTCTCCGACAATGATCGTAGAATCTTCCTCACAATCTTGGAGTCCTCCGTCTTTTCTCCCAAGTTGAATTTTCCAATCACCACTTCATTTAGCTTTCCATAAAATGAGTTGAATGACTCGTCTTCACTCATTTTCAGCTCCTCGAAGCGTGTGGTAAGCATTTGCAACTTAGTGTCCTTCACCTTTTTAGTGCCTCCATAGGTCGTCTCCAAGATTTGCCATGCCTCTTTGGCAATTATGACATGAGAGATCCTATGAAATTCATCAAGAGAAACGCCACAGAAAATAGTATTTAAAGCCTTGCTATTTGCATTGGCTGCTGCAAGAGCTGCCTTATCCCAAGTGGATTTGGTGGCCTCTGGCTTAGTCCATCCTATCTCGACAGCATCCCACACACTAGCGTCAATAGAACAAAGGAATGCCCTCACACGGACTTTCCAAAATGCATAATTGCTCCCATCAAAATATGGAGGAGCATTGAGTGATTGAGATCGATCCATCTTAAAAAGGGTttaggatcacacttaggtaatgaaacctcAGCAAGTGCACCCGCTTTAATACCAATTGAAAACTCGAAtatgtgtgaaaacacaagagctgtttagacccctaaattataaattatggctcagttgattttactctaacttaaattaagtgtggaatagagtaaatgcaagcgaacaaacaatataactactctaagccatattcatcaaatcacaacagtaaaatgaaagcaaaagaggaaggaagaagaatgcaaacataagataacacgacgatgtgttatcgaagaggaaactgaagacctcgacaaaaaacctctctgccaccTTTCAAGcggtaaatcaatccactagagaataagttAGAgtacattaataaaaaaagaccctccaagcctagtctaccccatgtactcGAGCCCTCCAAACTCCTGCTATCAACTGATTTTGCCaagccttgtcttctctaactctCCAGATCACgcaattcagcccgattgcatccactAAACatttggcttcttccaatgcttcccagcagcaccaaaacctcactttacactcagaaTGGGTGTGGTTAGCGTTtgagctatcaacctctcaaggatttagatatggagaggtaggaatTGAGAAAAACCACTTTGGATTGTGTAGaggattgtgggtatgacaatctctaactctcaaagGTTGTGGTTATGGGTTTCTCTCTGAAAGCATTCCTCTTAATATGTGGGTGATGTGGGTATATGTAGTGTGGGTAGAGACAGGGTGTATTAGATatgacaaaataacaaaaatagaatatttcacaggtatctcgcgggaaggccttacccgcgagacactcgtaAAAACTAGTTTTCACCATCTGttatgactcttcgcattcctgTCATCTGCTGAGCACATGCTTCACTTCACGGGAAGGCTACTCGCGAGCTACCCGcaaaaacttctttgattttcAATTCGCCTTGAgccttcacactctctcacacgcacaacccttacaaagaaatcccacataaaatacagggtacataagattgaacaaaattacaatcaaatttggcacataattaaaaccaatacaaaatagttgtaaatcacaactttacagatCTGCCTAGTATCATTCATCCTTGTATATGTAGCATACTAGCATGAGTATATACGTGCTGAGAAATTCCAACATGGATCATAATGCAGCAAATCTAAAAGTGTTGCTGAGAAAGTGTTGATACCCAAAGTTAGAAACTTGGGAGTTTTAGGATTTAGGTCCTGCTATGCTGTTTAAATCCGCCTAAAgaatcgttttttttttcatcaacaaTATGACTTTACAATTAAATGTCATTATCGATTTGATATTTTATATGTTCCAATAAATTCTCAATTACAAGAATTAAATCTTCAATTTAGTCAGCATGTAATGAAGTTGTTCTTAATTCAGCTTTGGATCTTCAAGAAACACTATAATCtttttataattgattatatttgtttgttgataaacaaattttatatgtaaaattttacaaatcatGAGAACTACCTTTAGAAATGaaatttcaatatttcattattattagCACAATgaaatttaacatataaattttaaaaaattgttaatatatttttgaattatgCCTTACTAAACTAACGTGTTAACTttctaacacaaaataaaattataattgaaaattttatttattatgttaatgTGATGCCAATCAATGTTATGCATGTTGCCATCGATGGCAACATCATTCATTTAATTGGAAGCTTTGGAGGCTCAACTTATGGTCTTAAATGGTTAAACCCCTATTGCCAATGGATAAGAACAAAGGACTCATCATACATAACAAAATTTGATCTGACTATAATAAATTATGCATGTATTGAGTGTACAAAGTGTGATAATCCCCCCTGAACTTGATTCAGCTcgtatatttaaaattttcctaactttgttctctttttaaatttttacacCAATGCATCTTTAGGTATTAATATCTCATTTCGAAACATCAAAAGGTTTCAATGAATTGATCTACAAAGCTTTTagcaagaatgatttttttttctaagttttttttttggagagtttTAATCTATGACATCTACTCATGATGATAACTATTTACTATCAAACCAAGACacaagacaccaattggtttttggtgtaggcgggtaTTGAATcctagattttttattcaactatcagagacttaaTCAGTAGAGTTAATTGAAACTCACTTATTTTTCTAAGTTAGTTAAAGAAGAAGTTATGGTTTATGGactttataaaagaaaattttgggaagagtatttttttttggtcatgcTAACGGGTGCCTTAGGGtaatggttaataatccatttcaagaaagttttaacattacttttatagGAAATGGAAAAAGTATTGGTATTtggtagggatggcaatttttcccCGCCTCGCTTGACTCGCCCCTCCCCGCTTCGCTCCATGCAGGTTTTTCCCGCCCCGCAAAGGTgatggggcggggatggggcgagattttagacccgcgggacggggcggggatgggtttacactttttagacccacccctcCCCGCCCTGCCCCATCCCCGCTCCACCTCTTGTTAATAAagattaagttgtaattttttcatactctaaaatcctactatttaaacaataatatcatcagcttattttattctacctaacatggttctacctctcttttctctcaagcaaagttgAAAATAAGttaccaattttaactctttttttttcttttcattcatgattcatatgtctttctcaacttacttttcatcattaacataatatgagatttttctgtcatactatgagatttttgttgtgacaatgtcttgttaaacatttaaataatattatttagtttttgctaaaaattagtttgatttgataggataaatttatttataattttaagtatatttttaatattgaaacatgtcattttatttgaaaaaatggtaatagttatagagaaaattaacaagaaataaagtttcatGGTGTAGGGCGGGACTTCGCGGGGCCTTAaagggcggggatggggcaagaaaaatctatacgggGCGGGGGCAAagatcccatccttcggccccACCCCGCCTCATTGCCATCCTTAGTATTTGGACtttaaaaaaggaaattttggGAAGGGtagtttctcttctttttttttttttttttttaataataaaaaagggttttttctttctttattattctaTTATAATCTTGCTATGCTATATCCGTAGTCATAAACTAATATAAtgtctctttttcctttctcaaatgatagctcttttttttttttttccaataattcaGTTGTTGGAGTAGGGAGTTTCGGATACTagatatcttttgcttagaaaCACTATGAGATTTCAgttgaaataaaaaaactctTGGTGACCGTATTTTCAAATTGGTAGTTTTCTTTTGACTCTTTTCTCTTTGAGTTGCCCGAATATGATCGTAATCAAACAAGTTTGTAAGCTATAATTATAAGCCAAAATTGTAGCTAtggaagatatatatatatatatatatatatatatatatatatatatatatatttatttatttatttatttatttatatata
The sequence above is drawn from the Castanea sativa cultivar Marrone di Chiusa Pesio chromosome 5, ASM4071231v1 genome and encodes:
- the LOC142634800 gene encoding uncharacterized protein LOC142634800 — protein: MDRSQSLNAPPYFDGSNYAFWKVRVRAFLCSIDASVWDAVEIGWTKPEATKSTWDKAALAAANANSKALNTIFCGVSLDEFHRISHVIIAKEAWQILETTYGGTKKVKDTKLQMLTTRFEELKMSEDESFNSFYGKLNEVVIGKFNLGEKTEDSKIVRKILRSLSESFRAKVTAIEESKDLDEIKLQELIGPLQTYELSLPSQRKRKSLALKIVNERLEAQDSSNKDEVEMDVAYLAKNFCKFLKFKRDGKSFEKGKFSKFKKDKKDLKKKDSRDSRDCKNPITPFLRRSESMLKWLK